Proteins found in one Brevibacillus brevis genomic segment:
- a CDS encoding collagen binding domain-containing protein has protein sequence MQRKSWVVVVALLLIIQNFFGFTTTTYAQTQDEVVVGNSGEPGTGTPTDPGTGTPTDPGTGTPTDPGTGTPTDPGTGTPTDPGTGTPTDPGTGTPTDPGTGTPTDPGTGTPTDPSTGTPTDPGTGTPTDPGTGTPTDPGTGTPTDPGTGTPTDPGTGTPTDPGTGTPTTPPGTGTPTTPPVEPPVPLPEVPVPVPDPEDNIIKDNIITSVVMKDKDGNNIEDIRPDQGSRVQVDFTWKIPAGHPYSEGATFTFPLPDKFRTDRVLTGDLNGGYGTYEVTTDGTVTFIFSDSINDGAEINDGTFYVWREFDEKKFEGGTRQEIDFKFDGIAPISVHFKGKNNNEIDKNGKANKGMNPSHLDWTVDFNMSENPIKGAVFTDEIPSGLDIDMSSIKVFPLEVQLNGSVNPMAEVTTFTPEKLTEGNGFKMNFGDIDGAYRVTYKTNVTGTTDTTYTNKATVTGTNLPKDLIDSANVPVRFSQPLNKKAIGYDYNTQTITWAIQYNYNEKLIKQSDAWLEDRFDTSHQELVNSSFTVHKMTIGDNGNGTKDGAAIKGYNVTPSDTGFRLEFDHDVSAAYEITYQTKAKNRVHQDSYLVKNEVEIYDGTKKDASREITQAIFWKNAKKEKVDYLNKTIEWTLSLNEDNQVMDEVVITDSYAGQGLTLLPDKVKINDWTKDLEEGPDKDYTISPNPKYEEGFKITFHKPVTKALVITYLTKFDPTSKDRPSAYKNKAELNWKENGKAQDPITKSATVKPDSYTSNNGNKTGAYDARTKEITWTIDVNYNLHKINNAIIRDFYTGEQTFVKDSLRVHKLLLTGGADGVKVVEGPVVPIKFDPLTNGFELHLGEIDSAYRITYTTSLADLPVGEVYENNATMHDSDITGTPLYKGKTTVRPAYGGEYVLKTGVQGTGADSEYATWTVKINPSQSYISAGAVLTDTLSSNQILMKDSFKLFTTTVSESGALAIGKEVAVEDYTLEVVGNTFKLTFKNDLHTAYILEYRSFINADHGEIIKNEASFAGKKVVGKGKDGQDGVKVSLSGAGGGAGTPGKGDLKIVKTDADSKKALAGATFGLYDKTGNTLLETVVTDENGIATFKGYKFKAYKLKELSAPVGYVITDEYRNGKDITLKAPEGADPAAPVTIEMTIGNKLLRQGFELTKVDAENTGKTLEGAVFNLQVEKGGAFETIAELTTGSDGKVSKGDLAEGNYQLVETKAPKGYKLDATPLSFKIASNQTEIVTLTKKNAKNIGSVQLLKVDHYTKEPLPGVTFELQDADGKVLQSGLTTNKDGILLLENLKAGFYQLVETKALADYELAEPLKFEVTEEGTASLTLTNRLNPGSVKLTKVRTGYPNHKLKGAEFTLRDEHGQVAKDMNGQELTKLTTDGNGELIVEGLNPGKYEFIETKAPAGYVKSSKPIEFEIKRNQVAGDHVLVTVENDVTSGGGGGGGGGGGNPDPKPEPEPEKPEPKPEPEPEPKPEPEPEKPDKPEKPDKPDKPDKPDKPDKPGKPDQPGKPDQPGNPDQPGNPDQPRNPDQPGSPDQPGNSNQPGTPDANNNTTNPNTSEELNQTENTTKPNDSGAANNSNVLETSNESPSTGKVLPQTGEQANPLPIVAGIVSILIGISIMYRRSKKA, from the coding sequence ATGCAAAGGAAATCTTGGGTCGTTGTGGTGGCACTTTTGCTCATCATCCAAAACTTTTTCGGTTTCACGACAACCACGTATGCCCAAACACAAGATGAGGTTGTCGTTGGCAATAGTGGGGAGCCGGGCACAGGGACTCCTACCGATCCGGGCACAGGAACTCCTACCGATCCGGGCACAGGAACTCCTACCGATCCGGGCACAGGAACCCCTACCGATCCGGGCACAGGAACCCCTACCGATCCGGGTACAGGAACTCCTACCGATCCGGGCACAGGAACTCCTACCGATCCGGGCACAGGGACTCCTACCGATCCGGGTACAGGAACTCCTACCGATCCGAGCACAGGAACTCCTACCGATCCGGGCACAGGAACTCCTACCGATCCGGGTACAGGAACCCCTACCGATCCGGGCACAGGAACCCCTACCGATCCGGGTACAGGGACTCCTACCGATCCGGGCACGGGAACTCCTACCGATCCGGGCACGGGAACTCCGACTACTCCGCCGGGCACGGGAACTCCGACTACGCCACCTGTTGAACCACCAGTTCCTCTACCAGAGGTACCGGTACCAGTTCCAGACCCTGAAGACAACATCATCAAAGACAACATCATCACCAGCGTAGTCATGAAGGACAAAGACGGAAACAACATTGAAGACATCCGCCCTGATCAGGGCTCGCGTGTTCAAGTTGATTTCACTTGGAAAATCCCTGCTGGACATCCTTACTCAGAAGGTGCCACCTTTACCTTCCCTCTCCCAGATAAGTTTCGGACCGATCGCGTTTTGACCGGAGATCTGAACGGAGGATACGGCACCTATGAAGTAACAACAGATGGCACCGTCACTTTCATTTTTAGTGATAGCATCAATGACGGCGCAGAGATCAATGACGGAACGTTCTATGTATGGCGGGAATTTGATGAGAAAAAATTTGAGGGCGGCACGAGACAGGAAATCGATTTTAAATTCGATGGCATCGCCCCGATCTCTGTCCATTTCAAAGGCAAAAACAACAATGAAATCGACAAGAACGGAAAAGCAAACAAGGGCATGAATCCTAGCCACCTCGACTGGACCGTCGATTTTAACATGAGTGAAAATCCGATTAAAGGCGCTGTCTTTACGGATGAGATTCCAAGCGGTCTGGACATCGACATGAGCTCGATTAAGGTTTTTCCATTAGAAGTTCAGTTGAATGGCTCTGTTAATCCAATGGCTGAGGTAACTACCTTCACTCCTGAGAAATTGACAGAAGGAAATGGGTTCAAAATGAACTTTGGCGACATCGACGGTGCTTATCGGGTCACGTACAAGACCAACGTCACTGGTACGACAGATACAACCTACACGAATAAAGCCACTGTCACAGGAACGAACCTTCCAAAGGATTTAATCGATTCCGCCAATGTCCCTGTTCGATTCAGCCAGCCTTTGAACAAAAAAGCGATTGGCTATGATTACAACACGCAAACAATCACCTGGGCTATTCAGTACAACTACAATGAAAAACTGATCAAGCAAAGCGATGCATGGCTCGAAGATCGCTTCGATACCAGTCATCAAGAGCTCGTGAATAGTTCTTTTACCGTTCATAAAATGACCATCGGCGACAACGGAAACGGAACAAAAGACGGGGCTGCCATCAAAGGGTACAACGTAACCCCATCGGATACCGGCTTCCGCTTGGAGTTTGACCATGACGTGTCAGCAGCTTACGAAATCACCTACCAAACCAAAGCCAAAAATCGGGTCCACCAAGACAGCTACCTCGTGAAAAATGAAGTAGAGATCTATGATGGAACCAAAAAAGATGCATCCAGAGAGATCACGCAAGCAATCTTCTGGAAAAACGCCAAAAAGGAAAAAGTCGATTACCTGAATAAAACGATCGAGTGGACGCTTAGTCTAAACGAGGACAATCAGGTGATGGATGAAGTCGTCATTACCGACAGTTATGCGGGACAAGGGCTGACTCTTCTTCCTGACAAAGTAAAAATCAACGATTGGACAAAGGATTTGGAAGAAGGCCCTGACAAAGACTACACCATCTCTCCGAATCCAAAGTACGAGGAAGGATTCAAGATCACCTTCCACAAACCAGTCACAAAAGCCCTTGTGATTACGTACCTGACGAAGTTCGATCCTACTTCCAAGGACCGTCCATCCGCGTACAAAAACAAGGCTGAACTGAACTGGAAGGAAAACGGGAAAGCACAAGACCCCATCACGAAATCCGCTACTGTTAAACCAGACAGCTACACCAGCAATAACGGCAACAAAACAGGCGCATACGACGCCCGCACAAAAGAAATCACATGGACAATCGATGTGAACTATAACCTTCACAAGATTAACAACGCGATTATTCGGGATTTTTATACCGGAGAACAAACTTTTGTGAAAGACTCGTTACGAGTGCATAAATTGTTGCTTACAGGTGGAGCAGACGGCGTGAAAGTGGTCGAAGGACCAGTTGTTCCTATCAAATTCGACCCATTAACCAACGGTTTTGAACTGCATCTTGGAGAGATCGACTCGGCCTATCGCATCACGTACACAACCAGTTTGGCTGATCTCCCTGTCGGAGAAGTGTACGAAAACAATGCCACTATGCATGATAGTGACATAACAGGCACTCCACTCTATAAAGGCAAGACGACCGTGAGACCAGCATACGGTGGGGAGTACGTCCTCAAAACAGGCGTACAGGGTACAGGAGCAGATTCAGAGTATGCAACATGGACAGTAAAAATCAATCCGAGCCAGTCTTATATTTCGGCAGGTGCTGTATTGACCGATACGCTGTCCAGCAATCAAATTCTGATGAAAGATTCCTTCAAGCTCTTTACGACAACCGTCTCTGAATCCGGTGCCTTGGCTATCGGAAAAGAAGTGGCAGTCGAGGACTACACATTAGAAGTGGTCGGCAACACCTTTAAACTGACTTTCAAAAACGACCTGCACACTGCCTACATCCTGGAGTACCGCTCCTTTATCAATGCTGATCATGGAGAAATCATCAAAAACGAAGCCTCTTTTGCAGGGAAAAAAGTTGTAGGTAAAGGTAAAGACGGACAAGATGGTGTCAAAGTCAGCTTGTCGGGCGCTGGTGGCGGAGCCGGCACACCTGGTAAAGGCGACTTGAAAATCGTCAAAACAGACGCAGATTCGAAAAAAGCATTGGCAGGAGCCACGTTTGGTCTTTACGACAAGACAGGAAATACCTTGCTGGAAACAGTCGTGACCGACGAAAATGGCATTGCCACCTTCAAAGGCTACAAATTTAAAGCGTACAAGCTAAAAGAACTATCCGCTCCTGTTGGCTACGTCATCACAGACGAGTACAGAAACGGAAAAGACATTACGTTAAAAGCTCCTGAAGGTGCTGACCCTGCCGCTCCAGTTACAATCGAAATGACCATCGGGAACAAGCTGCTCCGTCAAGGATTTGAGTTAACCAAAGTTGACGCGGAGAATACTGGCAAAACGCTGGAAGGCGCTGTCTTCAATCTGCAGGTTGAAAAGGGCGGAGCGTTCGAAACGATCGCTGAGCTGACAACCGGCTCTGACGGAAAAGTTTCCAAAGGCGATCTGGCAGAAGGCAACTATCAGCTAGTCGAAACGAAAGCTCCGAAGGGATACAAGCTGGATGCGACTCCCCTTTCATTCAAAATCGCCTCCAATCAGACAGAAATTGTGACCCTTACGAAAAAGAACGCCAAAAATATTGGGTCCGTTCAATTGCTGAAAGTGGACCACTACACCAAAGAACCACTTCCTGGCGTAACCTTTGAGCTTCAAGATGCCGACGGGAAAGTACTGCAAAGTGGACTCACAACGAATAAGGACGGTATCCTTCTCCTCGAAAACCTGAAAGCAGGATTCTACCAGCTCGTGGAAACAAAAGCCCTGGCTGATTATGAGCTTGCTGAACCACTGAAATTCGAAGTGACAGAGGAAGGAACTGCCTCTCTCACGTTGACCAACAGATTGAACCCAGGATCTGTGAAACTGACCAAAGTAAGAACAGGATACCCAAATCATAAACTCAAAGGAGCTGAATTTACGCTCCGGGATGAACATGGTCAGGTAGCCAAAGATATGAACGGTCAGGAGCTTACCAAGCTGACTACGGATGGCAACGGAGAGCTGATTGTTGAAGGCCTGAATCCGGGCAAGTATGAGTTTATCGAGACAAAAGCACCTGCTGGTTATGTAAAAAGCAGCAAGCCGATCGAGTTCGAGATTAAAAGAAACCAAGTAGCTGGCGACCATGTGCTCGTCACTGTCGAAAATGACGTGACCTCCGGTGGTGGCGGCGGTGGTGGTGGCGGTGGCGGAAATCCTGATCCAAAACCGGAGCCAGAGCCTGAAAAGCCAGAACCAAAGCCAGAGCCTGAACCAGAACCTAAACCAGAGCCCGAACCGGAAAAGCCAGACAAACCGGAGAAGCCAGACAAACCAGACAAACCCGATAAACCTGACAAACCAGATAAACCTGGCAAACCGGATCAACCTGGCAAACCGGATCAACCTGGAAACCCAGATCAACCTGGAAACCCAGACCAACCTAGAAACCCAGACCAACCTGGCAGCCCAGACCAACCTGGCAACTCGAATCAACCGGGCACTCCTGATGCAAACAACAACACCACGAACCCCAACACTTCAGAAGAGCTGAATCAAACAGAAAATACGACCAAACCAAACGATTCGGGAGCTGCCAATAACTCCAACGTCTTGGAAACCAGCAACGAATCTCCATCAACAGGCAAAGTATTGCCGCAGACTGGAGAACAGGCTAACCCACTCCCTATCGTTGCGGGTATCGTTTCGATCTTGATCGGTATTTCGATCATGTATCGCAGAAGCAAAAAAGCGTAG